Proteins encoded by one window of Cylindrospermum stagnale PCC 7417:
- a CDS encoding type I restriction endonuclease subunit R, with protein MPNFISEDDIEQAVLAKLKQQGFKLLNCFTTNPDDLNDRSNRTDKREVIFSDRLQSAAIRLNPSLPADAIAQGLETLTNKRHLMSPIAANREIDRLIRDGIPIEYENAQGRTEHGKVRVIDFNDLSTNGNNEYLAVSQLWIQGERNYRRPDILLYINGLPLVFIELKNSNIKLQTAFDDNLSNYKKDIPQLFLTNAFCILSNALETKIGSFTAEWEHFFNWLRVEDEKEKIDRQQIQESGTSLELAIDGLCHPSKVLDYIENFILYHKETQKIIAQNHQFIGVNRAIDAFDHREEKQGKLGVFWHTQGSGKSFSMIFYARKIFRKLTGNFTFVIITDRDDLDGQIYRNFLNTETVKKSEAAQPKNSKQMRDFLSLNKRIVFTLIQKFRYEKGKKYPLLSDRNDIIVIVDEAHRTQYKTLAENMRAGLPHANYLAFTGTPLLGKKRKTSEWFGDYVSEYNFSQSVDDGATVPLFYQKRVPEVLIQNEDLSEEFYQILEDENLDDTQQAKLERKFARETEVIKRDDRLETIAKDIAYHFPRRGYLGKGLVVSLDKFTAVKMYDKVQYHWKAEIKNLLGRIKKSANDIEKVRLKKILEFMRETQMAVVISLEGSESEVEKFAKQGLDIKPHRERMNAVDAQGHDIEYQFKDAENPLRLVFVCAMWLTGFDAPTLSTLYLDKPMKDHTLMQTIARANRVTSYQINNVTKTNGEIIDYYNVFRNMKQALADYALGDDGEKEDSPIQEKSNLFELLDDAIAQGLNFCRELGIDLESILKIQETFQKLGQLNQFADTLLQKDEWRKAFFVYQNTITSLYEACKPEIIKQPRPLVFIFQYLRGVIDSIIERKDIDSASLKIAELLDESVVADNQGFTTKEYSAEYNIIETSQIWDLSKINFEQLKAEFSHKPYKNIEITDLRSFIEDKLNKMIQQNTTRTDFAQRLQAIIDKYNAGGSSTDNYYEALVNFTENLKEEAQRHIREGLTEDELELFDLLKKDKMTADETQKVKLAAQSLLHRLTAEQPKVLVQDWYKDMQSQGKVKSAVEAVLDKNLPVSYDRVLFKSKCDTVFDLIYDHASKGVKWAV; from the coding sequence ATGCCTAACTTTATCTCTGAAGATGACATCGAACAAGCGGTACTTGCCAAATTAAAGCAGCAAGGCTTTAAATTACTCAACTGCTTCACCACCAACCCCGACGATCTCAACGACAGATCCAACCGCACAGATAAACGGGAGGTCATTTTTAGCGATCGCCTCCAATCAGCAGCAATTCGCCTCAACCCCAGTTTACCAGCAGATGCGATCGCCCAAGGTTTAGAAACTCTCACCAATAAACGCCACTTGATGTCTCCCATCGCCGCAAATCGGGAAATAGACAGGCTAATTCGTGACGGTATCCCCATTGAGTATGAAAACGCCCAAGGTAGAACCGAACACGGGAAAGTGCGCGTGATAGATTTTAACGACTTGAGTACAAACGGAAATAATGAATATTTAGCCGTTTCTCAACTTTGGATTCAAGGAGAAAGAAACTATCGCCGTCCTGATATCCTGCTATATATCAACGGTTTACCCCTTGTCTTCATCGAACTGAAGAACTCCAACATCAAACTGCAAACAGCCTTTGACGACAACCTCAGCAACTACAAAAAAGATATTCCCCAACTCTTTCTCACCAACGCCTTCTGCATTCTTTCCAACGCCCTAGAAACCAAAATCGGCAGTTTTACCGCAGAGTGGGAACACTTTTTTAACTGGCTGCGGGTGGAAGATGAAAAGGAAAAAATAGATCGTCAGCAGATTCAAGAATCTGGTACTAGCCTAGAACTAGCCATAGACGGGCTTTGTCACCCTTCTAAAGTACTGGACTACATCGAAAATTTTATTCTCTACCACAAAGAGACTCAGAAAATCATCGCCCAAAACCACCAATTCATCGGTGTGAATCGCGCTATTGATGCCTTCGACCACCGGGAAGAAAAACAGGGTAAATTAGGAGTTTTCTGGCACACACAAGGCTCTGGTAAAAGCTTTTCGATGATTTTTTATGCTCGGAAGATTTTCCGCAAGCTCACGGGCAATTTTACCTTTGTCATCATTACCGACCGCGACGATTTAGATGGGCAGATTTACCGCAATTTCTTAAACACCGAAACCGTCAAAAAGAGCGAAGCAGCCCAACCTAAAAACAGTAAACAGATGCGGGATTTTCTCTCGCTCAACAAGCGTATTGTCTTTACCCTGATTCAAAAGTTCCGCTACGAGAAGGGTAAAAAGTATCCACTATTGAGCGATCGCAACGACATCATTGTAATTGTCGATGAAGCACACCGCACCCAGTATAAAACCTTAGCGGAAAATATGCGGGCAGGTTTACCCCATGCCAATTATCTCGCCTTTACAGGTACACCCCTATTAGGTAAAAAACGCAAGACTAGCGAATGGTTTGGCGATTACGTCAGTGAGTATAACTTTTCTCAGTCAGTAGACGATGGCGCAACCGTCCCCCTGTTTTACCAGAAGCGAGTACCAGAGGTACTAATTCAAAACGAGGATTTAAGCGAGGAATTTTACCAAATACTCGAAGATGAAAACCTTGATGACACCCAGCAAGCCAAGCTAGAGAGGAAATTTGCCCGTGAAACCGAGGTAATAAAACGCGATGATAGGTTAGAGACAATCGCTAAAGATATTGCTTACCACTTTCCCCGTCGTGGCTATCTTGGTAAAGGCTTAGTAGTTTCTCTTGATAAATTCACTGCGGTGAAAATGTACGACAAAGTACAGTATCACTGGAAAGCAGAAATTAAAAACCTGCTGGGAAGAATTAAAAAATCTGCTAATGACATTGAGAAAGTTCGCTTGAAAAAGATTCTCGAATTTATGCGAGAAACCCAGATGGCTGTGGTGATTAGTCTGGAAGGAAGCGAAAGCGAAGTTGAAAAATTTGCGAAACAAGGACTTGATATTAAACCCCACCGAGAACGAATGAATGCAGTTGATGCACAGGGGCATGATATCGAGTATCAGTTTAAAGATGCGGAAAATCCCTTGCGGTTGGTGTTTGTCTGCGCCATGTGGCTGACGGGTTTTGATGCGCCCACTCTCTCGACGCTTTACCTTGACAAGCCGATGAAAGACCACACGCTGATGCAAACTATCGCCCGTGCGAACCGCGTCACCTCATATCAGATTAACAACGTCACCAAAACCAACGGCGAAATTATTGATTATTACAACGTCTTCCGCAACATGAAGCAAGCCTTGGCAGATTACGCTTTGGGCGATGATGGAGAGAAGGAAGACTCACCCATTCAAGAAAAGTCTAACCTGTTTGAGTTACTGGATGATGCGATCGCCCAAGGGTTGAATTTTTGTCGGGAACTGGGGATTGATTTAGAAAGTATCCTCAAAATTCAGGAAACTTTCCAGAAATTAGGGCAATTGAACCAGTTTGCTGACACCCTACTGCAAAAAGATGAATGGCGTAAAGCATTTTTTGTCTATCAAAATACCATTACCTCACTCTATGAAGCCTGTAAACCAGAGATAATCAAGCAACCACGTCCACTGGTTTTCATCTTCCAATATCTGCGCGGGGTAATTGATAGCATCATTGAACGCAAAGATATTGATAGTGCAAGTTTAAAAATTGCTGAACTGCTAGATGAAAGCGTAGTTGCTGATAATCAAGGGTTTACCACTAAAGAATATAGTGCAGAATACAACATTATCGAGACGAGCCAAATTTGGGATTTAAGTAAAATCAACTTCGAGCAACTAAAAGCCGAATTTAGCCACAAACCCTATAAAAATATTGAAATTACCGATTTAAGGAGTTTTATTGAAGACAAACTGAACAAAATGATTCAGCAAAACACCACCCGCACCGACTTTGCCCAAAGGTTACAAGCAATCATTGACAAATACAACGCTGGTGGTTCATCAACTGATAACTACTACGAAGCCCTGGTAAATTTTACCGAAAACTTGAAGGAAGAAGCCCAACGGCATATTCGGGAAGGGTTGACAGAAGACGAACTGGAACTATTTGATTTGCTCAAGAAAGACAAAATGACTGCTGATGAAACCCAAAAAGTCAAGTTAGCAGCACAGTCTCTCTTGCATCGTTTGACAGCAGAACAGCCAAAAGTATTAGTCCAAGACTGGTATAAAGATATGCAAAGTCAGGGCAAGGTGAAGTCCGCAGTTGAAGCAGTTTTAGATAAAAACCTGCCTGTAAGCTATGACCGAGTGTTGTTTAAGTCTAAATGTGACACCGTGTTCGATTTAATTTATGACCATGCTAGTAAAGGTGTCAAATGGGCGGTGTAA
- a CDS encoding nitrate ABC transporter ATP-binding protein (This model describes the ATP binding subunits of ATP-binding cassette (ABC) transporters for nitrate transport, or for bicarbonate transport, in bacteria and archaea.), with protein MQNRNLRTTNTATSTISRQPFLEIKDVCKVYPTKKGPFTVLDGVNLNVEKGEFLCVIGHSGCGKSTLLNMVSGFNFPTTGQVLLEGEPITKPGPDRMVVFQNYALLPWRTAFENIYLAVNAVYPTKPEAEKRAIVRDHLAMVGLGDAMEKKPMQMSGGMRQRVSIARALAIRPKVLILDEPFGALDAITKEELQEELLKIWGDNRCTVLMITHDIDEALFLADKLVMMTNGPHAKIGEVMEIPFARPRDRTRIMEDPQYYQLRNYALDFLFNRFAHDDVG; from the coding sequence ATGCAAAACCGTAACTTGAGAACTACCAACACCGCTACAAGCACAATCAGCCGTCAGCCTTTCCTTGAAATTAAGGACGTTTGCAAAGTTTATCCCACCAAGAAAGGGCCATTTACCGTCCTTGATGGTGTTAACCTCAACGTTGAAAAAGGTGAATTTCTTTGCGTTATCGGCCATTCTGGTTGCGGTAAATCGACGCTGTTAAATATGGTTTCTGGTTTTAACTTCCCCACCACTGGACAAGTGCTGTTAGAAGGAGAACCAATTACTAAGCCTGGCCCTGATAGGATGGTGGTTTTCCAAAACTATGCGTTATTACCTTGGCGGACTGCGTTTGAAAATATCTACTTGGCTGTAAATGCTGTTTATCCAACCAAACCAGAAGCCGAAAAACGGGCAATTGTCCGGGATCATTTGGCAATGGTGGGTTTGGGTGATGCTATGGAAAAGAAGCCCATGCAAATGTCTGGGGGGATGAGACAACGAGTTTCTATCGCCCGTGCTTTGGCTATTCGTCCGAAAGTGTTGATTTTAGATGAACCTTTTGGGGCGTTGGATGCGATTACTAAGGAAGAATTACAGGAAGAATTGCTGAAAATTTGGGGTGATAATCGTTGTACTGTGCTGATGATTACCCATGATATTGATGAGGCGCTGTTTTTGGCAGATAAATTGGTGATGATGACCAATGGCCCTCATGCGAAAATTGGGGAAGTGATGGAAATTCCGTTTGCCAGACCACGCGATCGCACCCGCATTATGGAAGATCCTCAATATTACCAACTGCGGAACTATGCGTTAGACTTCTTGTTTAACCGCTTTGCCCATGATGATGTAGGTTAA
- a CDS encoding HAD family hydrolase — protein sequence MSLKAVLFDFNGVIIKDEPIHLHLIDEILIQENLQPQRVNERQAALGRSDRACFQQLLANRGRVVSEDYLSLLLNRKAEAYVLELEKMEKLPLYPGVEDLIYQVRSRSVSADSHPLKLGLVSGAFRQEIELVLNRAKLAEYFKIIVAGDDITTSKPEPEGYLLAVERFNQAYPDLNLQPQECLAIEDTPAGIEAAKSARMQVVGVANTYPFHMLQRCCNWTVDYLTDLDLDWVQQVYSQKDSQLALSEC from the coding sequence ATGAGTTTAAAGGCAGTTCTATTTGATTTTAATGGCGTCATCATTAAAGATGAACCAATCCATCTGCATTTGATAGATGAGATTCTGATTCAGGAAAATCTCCAGCCCCAACGGGTAAATGAGCGCCAAGCTGCTCTCGGACGTAGCGATCGCGCTTGTTTTCAACAGCTACTGGCTAATCGGGGCCGCGTAGTCAGCGAAGACTATTTATCTCTGTTGCTCAACCGCAAGGCCGAGGCTTATGTGCTGGAACTAGAGAAAATGGAAAAACTGCCTTTGTATCCGGGTGTAGAGGATTTAATCTATCAAGTGCGATCGCGCAGCGTCTCCGCAGATTCGCACCCTCTGAAGTTGGGATTAGTTAGTGGTGCTTTTCGCCAAGAAATAGAACTGGTACTGAATCGCGCCAAACTAGCTGAATACTTTAAAATTATTGTCGCGGGCGATGACATCACCACCAGTAAACCAGAACCTGAGGGTTATCTGCTGGCAGTGGAACGCTTCAATCAAGCATATCCTGATTTAAATCTCCAACCACAAGAATGTCTAGCAATTGAAGATACCCCTGCTGGTATCGAAGCAGCAAAAAGCGCTCGAATGCAGGTGGTGGGTGTAGCGAATACTTACCCATTTCACATGCTTCAGCGCTGCTGTAACTGGACTGTGGATTATCTGACTGATTTGGATTTAGATTGGGTGCAGCAAGTCTATTCTCAAAAAGACTCCCAGCTGGCATTATCTGAGTGTTAG
- the rbsK gene encoding ribokinase: MTIIVFGSINIDLVATAKSLPVAGETLLGESFLKVPGGKGANQAVALARLGIPTQIVGRVGADSFGEELVSNLQASGVQTDNILVDESVSSGVAIINVDHHGENQIVVVPGANGRVNQEDVERLSRLLPTATAILLQLEIPMAAVVAAAQAARNANITVILDPAPARSHLPEELYPLVDIITPNEVEAGQLVGFAVDGEETAAQATAILLQRGVKCAIAKLGAKGVYCATAEESFFLRAFPVQAVDTVAAGDAFNGGLAAALTAGLSLHQAVVWGAAAGALATTKQGAQTSLPDKSTFDAFLRQKGLQQFSSI, translated from the coding sequence ATGACAATAATCGTCTTTGGTAGTATCAATATAGATTTAGTCGCCACAGCCAAGAGCTTACCAGTTGCCGGCGAAACCCTATTAGGAGAAAGTTTTTTGAAAGTACCGGGAGGGAAAGGTGCAAATCAAGCGGTAGCATTAGCGCGGTTGGGAATTCCTACTCAAATTGTCGGACGTGTTGGTGCAGATAGTTTTGGTGAAGAACTGGTTAGCAATTTGCAAGCATCGGGTGTACAAACTGATAATATCTTAGTTGATGAAAGCGTGAGTTCTGGAGTTGCTATCATCAACGTAGATCATCATGGTGAAAATCAAATCGTTGTTGTTCCCGGTGCAAATGGGAGAGTTAATCAAGAAGATGTAGAACGATTATCTCGGTTATTACCAACAGCGACAGCAATACTTTTACAGCTAGAAATTCCGATGGCGGCGGTGGTGGCAGCTGCCCAAGCGGCACGTAATGCCAATATAACAGTAATTCTCGACCCAGCACCGGCGCGATCGCATTTACCAGAGGAACTTTACCCGTTAGTGGATATTATCACACCAAATGAGGTTGAGGCGGGGCAGTTGGTGGGTTTTGCGGTGGATGGGGAAGAAACAGCAGCTCAGGCTACTGCGATTTTATTACAAAGGGGGGTGAAATGCGCGATCGCTAAATTGGGTGCAAAAGGCGTTTACTGTGCCACCGCTGAAGAAAGTTTTTTTCTAAGAGCGTTCCCAGTTCAAGCCGTTGACACAGTCGCCGCTGGTGATGCTTTTAACGGTGGTTTAGCAGCAGCACTTACCGCCGGACTTTCTTTACATCAGGCGGTTGTTTGGGGTGCAGCAGCGGGTGCTTTAGCAACAACAAAACAAGGCGCACAAACTTCGCTACCCGACAAGTCTACCTTTGATGCCTTTCTTCGGCAAAAAGGATTACAGCAGTTTTCATCTATTTGA
- a CDS encoding restriction endonuclease subunit S, giving the protein MSDWEIIQINDLVKENQAELQTGPFGTQLKASEYIANGIPVINVRNIGYGSLTDAKLEFLDDKTAERLKVHRLVLDDIVFGRKGAVDRHILITKKSEQWIQGSDCLRLRIKSNKLSTKFLSYYFTTNAHKYWMEAQGSFGATMSSLNQDIVKRINIPIPPLPVQKKIAAILSAYDDLIENNNRRIAILEKMAEEIYREWFVRLRFPGHEQVKFHKGIPEGWESVKIEAICKEIRNGVKIKNLDGSTKYLGLENLPRESILIKDFNTADSVQSDKLLFKERDILFGKIRPYLHKMALANFSGACSSDTIVIRPKLNEYEGFILFTIFSDTFIVLATISSKGTKMPRADWDFLKKLQIILPETKILTSYQKKFDALFSLMCKCSNSNEILKQTRDRLLTRLISGKLSVEDLDIQFPPSMTE; this is encoded by the coding sequence ATGAGTGATTGGGAAATTATACAGATAAATGACCTAGTAAAAGAAAATCAGGCTGAACTGCAAACTGGGCCTTTTGGAACTCAGCTCAAAGCTAGTGAATATATTGCTAATGGTATACCAGTAATAAATGTGAGAAATATAGGTTATGGATCACTCACAGATGCAAAGCTTGAATTCCTAGATGATAAAACTGCTGAAAGATTAAAAGTACATAGGTTAGTTCTAGATGATATTGTCTTTGGTAGAAAAGGTGCTGTTGATAGACATATTCTAATTACAAAGAAAAGCGAACAATGGATACAAGGTTCTGATTGTTTAAGATTAAGAATCAAATCTAATAAATTGTCTACTAAATTCCTTTCGTATTATTTCACTACTAACGCTCATAAATATTGGATGGAAGCTCAAGGTTCTTTTGGCGCAACGATGAGTTCACTGAACCAAGATATTGTCAAGCGCATAAATATTCCTATTCCTCCGCTTCCTGTTCAGAAAAAGATTGCGGCGATACTTTCTGCTTATGATGACCTGATTGAAAACAATAATCGCCGTATTGCCATATTAGAAAAAATGGCTGAGGAAATCTACCGCGAGTGGTTTGTCCGTCTGCGGTTTCCGGGTCATGAACAGGTTAAGTTTCATAAAGGCATCCCGGAGGGTTGGGAATCGGTAAAAATTGAAGCTATCTGCAAAGAGATTCGTAATGGAGTTAAAATCAAAAATCTTGATGGAAGTACAAAGTATTTAGGCTTAGAAAATTTACCAAGAGAATCAATATTAATTAAAGATTTTAATACTGCTGATTCTGTTCAAAGTGATAAACTTTTGTTTAAGGAGAGAGATATTTTATTTGGAAAAATTAGACCATATTTACATAAAATGGCTTTAGCTAATTTTTCTGGGGCTTGTTCATCAGATACAATAGTTATAAGACCAAAACTAAATGAATATGAAGGATTTATATTATTTACTATATTTAGTGATACTTTCATAGTATTAGCCACAATCTCCTCAAAAGGCACAAAAATGCCCCGCGCCGATTGGGATTTTTTAAAGAAATTACAGATTATATTACCAGAAACAAAAATACTCACTTCATATCAAAAAAAATTTGATGCTTTGTTCTCATTGATGTGTAAATGTAGTAATTCAAACGAAATTCTCAAACAAACACGCGATCGCCTTCTAACTCGTCTCATATCAGGTAAGCTTTCCGTCGAAGACTTAGACATCCAATTTCCGCCCAGCATGACAGAATAA
- a CDS encoding Uma2 family endonuclease: MVQSASKLITVNEFITQYGDRDRYELIDGELIEMEPTGPHEQVSSLVGRKLNVEIDRQDLPYFIPHRCLIKLLGTNTAFRPDVIVLDQTQLVNEPLWQQEPVITSGSSIKLIAEVVSTNWQNDYARKVEDYALLAVPEYWIVDYLGIGGREYIGKPKQPTVTICTLVEDEYQKRLFQNNDQLVSSIFPNLQLTAKQVFAAGGAVSM; encoded by the coding sequence ATGGTTCAATCAGCCTCAAAACTTATCACCGTTAATGAATTTATTACTCAGTATGGCGATCGCGATCGCTATGAACTTATTGATGGGGAATTAATCGAGATGGAACCAACAGGGCCCCATGAACAGGTATCATCTTTAGTCGGGCGAAAACTGAATGTAGAAATTGACCGCCAGGACTTGCCATATTTTATCCCCCATCGTTGCTTGATCAAACTATTGGGAACAAACACGGCTTTTCGTCCCGATGTGATTGTGTTAGACCAAACGCAACTGGTCAATGAACCATTGTGGCAACAAGAACCCGTAATTACATCAGGAAGCTCAATTAAACTAATTGCTGAGGTTGTCAGTACAAACTGGCAGAACGACTACGCCCGCAAAGTTGAAGATTATGCCCTATTAGCTGTACCTGAGTATTGGATTGTCGATTATTTGGGCATTGGTGGCAGAGAATATATTGGCAAACCCAAGCAGCCAACGGTTACAATTTGTACATTAGTAGAGGATGAGTATCAAAAGCGATTGTTTCAAAACAACGATCAACTCGTTTCCTCAATCTTTCCTAATTTGCAACTAACAGCAAAACAAGTCTTTGCGGCTGGGGGTGCTGTGTCCATGTAG
- a CDS encoding type I restriction-modification system subunit M N-terminal domain-containing protein: protein MTPEELKRLEANLWQSADTMRANSDLKSSEYSTPVMGLIFLKFADNKYRQYAAEIQQEYEALKGTRREKAIAEIAIEKCGFYLPDHARYDYLLKLYFYSG from the coding sequence TTGACCCCAGAAGAACTAAAACGACTTGAAGCGAACCTTTGGCAGAGTGCCGATACCATGCGGGCAAACTCTGACTTGAAATCTAGTGAGTATTCAACGCCCGTGATGGGGTTAATATTTCTCAAGTTTGCCGATAACAAGTATCGTCAGTATGCGGCAGAGATCCAGCAAGAATATGAAGCACTCAAAGGAACTCGCAGAGAAAAGGCGATCGCCGAAATTGCCATTGAGAAGTGTGGGTTTTATCTGCCAGATCATGCCCGCTATGACTATTTGCTAAAGCTATATTTTTACTCAGGTTGA
- a CDS encoding class I SAM-dependent methyltransferase: MAVPQNTIWDNFLSPVVRLLIDEEALKRYALSIDWEQESDRIRSNDVTVPNYYSSQNFHGIEGGYLNSSAAVSYDPITQYFVPPNETWVRQALIDAIKVQPRRILDLGCGTGSTTLMLKQAFPQAEVIGLDLSPYMLVRAEDKAKTAGLDICWQHGNAETTGLEDATFDLVTASLLFHETPATVTQAILRESFRLLAVGGQILMLDGNQKTLRQVEMLNDVFEEPYLREYAAGSVDASMGAAGFAAVRTQDIWWIHQLTSGVKPIPAADARNQKNFQMSAPRSTETTIDNNDLEGVGSPAFGVVV, from the coding sequence ATGGCAGTGCCTCAAAACACAATCTGGGACAATTTTTTATCGCCTGTGGTGCGTCTTTTGATTGATGAAGAGGCGTTGAAACGTTATGCGCTGAGTATTGACTGGGAGCAAGAAAGCGATCGCATCCGCAGCAATGATGTCACAGTTCCCAACTACTACAGCAGCCAAAACTTTCACGGCATTGAGGGCGGATATCTCAACTCCAGTGCGGCGGTTTCCTACGATCCGATTACTCAATACTTTGTACCACCGAATGAAACCTGGGTACGTCAGGCTTTGATTGATGCGATCAAAGTCCAACCACGACGCATACTTGATTTAGGTTGTGGCACAGGTTCCACTACCTTGATGTTAAAGCAGGCTTTCCCCCAAGCAGAAGTGATCGGTTTGGATTTATCACCTTATATGCTGGTAAGGGCAGAAGATAAAGCCAAAACTGCTGGTTTAGATATCTGCTGGCAACATGGCAATGCCGAAACAACAGGCTTGGAGGATGCTACATTCGATTTAGTGACAGCTTCTTTGCTATTTCACGAAACACCCGCTACGGTAACTCAGGCAATTTTGCGAGAAAGTTTCCGGTTGTTAGCGGTGGGTGGGCAAATATTGATGCTCGATGGTAATCAGAAAACCCTACGTCAAGTAGAAATGCTCAATGATGTTTTTGAGGAGCCTTATCTTCGTGAATATGCTGCTGGTAGCGTGGATGCAAGTATGGGTGCAGCCGGGTTTGCAGCAGTGCGAACCCAGGATATTTGGTGGATACATCAGCTAACTAGCGGTGTGAAACCAATACCCGCAGCAGATGCGAGAAATCAAAAAAATTTCCAGATGTCCGCTCCCAGATCAACAGAGACCACAATAGATAATAATGATTTGGAGGGTGTTGGGTCTCCAGCTTTTGGCGTAGTGGTATGA
- a CDS encoding sugar O-acetyltransferase: MAKTEKQKMLAGELYLATDPELAAEHLRAGLLLKRYNATTGEQQKNRWQILQELFAKIGQKVTIVPPFHCDYGSNIYAGDNSYINYGCVILDCNIVNIGDNVLLAPYVQIYTAYHPTEPEIRLTGKELAAPITIGNNVWIGGGAIVCPGVTIGDHSSIGAGSVVVKDIPANVVAAGNPCRIIRHLT; encoded by the coding sequence ATGGCGAAAACAGAAAAGCAGAAAATGCTCGCAGGTGAGTTATATTTGGCAACAGATCCGGAATTAGCTGCCGAACATCTGCGTGCTGGGCTTCTGCTAAAAAGATACAATGCAACTACGGGAGAACAGCAAAAAAATCGCTGGCAAATCCTACAAGAATTATTCGCCAAAATTGGGCAAAAAGTAACGATTGTACCGCCTTTTCACTGCGACTATGGCAGTAATATTTATGCTGGTGACAACTCATATATTAATTATGGCTGCGTGATTTTAGACTGCAACATAGTTAACATTGGAGACAATGTCTTACTAGCACCCTATGTGCAGATTTACACAGCTTATCACCCGACAGAACCGGAAATTCGCCTGACAGGGAAAGAACTAGCAGCCCCGATAACAATTGGTAATAACGTCTGGATTGGTGGCGGTGCGATCGTTTGTCCAGGCGTAACCATTGGTGATCATTCAAGCATCGGGGCTGGTAGTGTAGTTGTTAAAGATATACCTGCAAATGTCGTTGCTGCGGGTAATCCCTGCCGGATTATTCGCCATTTGACCTAA
- a CDS encoding calcium-binding protein: protein MPSVEPEAIREHRIKTEIIVDADDKEERAMGWYYYLDDTLNVPFLAKWKKKGRKSTAAVEEKQVEVLGMAPEDECLKDMLVEVVYPDGKDEDVFTAKLSEIEAIDADSETQEALADWQYWLARGYKF from the coding sequence ATGCCTAGTGTTGAACCTGAAGCAATCCGCGAGCATCGCATTAAAACAGAAATAATTGTCGATGCTGATGATAAAGAAGAACGGGCCATGGGTTGGTACTACTACCTCGATGACACTCTCAACGTTCCTTTTCTAGCTAAGTGGAAAAAGAAGGGACGCAAATCAACCGCCGCCGTTGAGGAGAAACAAGTTGAAGTGCTAGGAATGGCACCGGAGGATGAGTGTTTAAAAGATATGTTGGTGGAAGTGGTTTATCCAGATGGTAAAGATGAAGATGTGTTTACTGCCAAGCTATCGGAAATAGAAGCAATTGATGCTGATAGCGAAACCCAAGAAGCGCTTGCAGACTGGCAATATTGGCTCGCTAGAGGCTACAAATTCTAA
- a CDS encoding type II toxin-antitoxin system VapC family toxin, with translation MGYLLDTCVISDFVKGEENTLKRIKLISPAEIFVSSLTVMEVKYGLAINPQRAVKIQLIIETLLNSITILPFGSKEAEQAAEIRSFLKLAGSPIGAYDVLIAATAVINNHIVVTSNVREFQRVPNLQIENWRSE, from the coding sequence ATGGGTTATCTACTGGATACTTGCGTTATTAGTGATTTTGTCAAAGGAGAAGAAAACACCCTCAAGCGAATAAAATTAATCTCCCCTGCTGAAATTTTTGTTTCATCTCTAACAGTTATGGAGGTGAAATATGGATTAGCTATAAATCCACAACGCGCTGTTAAAATTCAATTAATTATTGAAACATTATTAAACTCAATTACAATTTTACCTTTTGGCTCAAAAGAAGCAGAACAAGCAGCCGAAATCAGAAGCTTTCTCAAACTAGCAGGTTCACCTATTGGTGCTTATGATGTACTCATCGCAGCTACAGCAGTAATCAATAATCACATTGTGGTGACATCTAATGTCCGAGAATTTCAAAGAGTACCTAACTTGCAAATCGAAAATTGGCGTTCTGAGTAA